DNA from Papio anubis isolate 15944 chromosome 1, Panubis1.0, whole genome shotgun sequence:
gcccacagaatgggggaaagTATTCCAAACTATGcgtccaacaaaggtctaatatccagaatctataagaaacttaaacaatcaacaagaaaaaaaacaaataaccccattaaaaatgcaaagaaaaaaaagacacttcacaaaagaaaacatacaggcaGCCACAAAACATatgaggcagggtgcagtggctcatgtctgtgatcccagcactttgggaggtcgaggcaggaggattgcttcagcccaggagtttgagaccagcctgtgcaataaagtgagacctcttctctacaaaatttaagaaattagctgaatgtgctggcatgtgcctgcagtctcagctacttaggaggctgaggtaggaggattgcttgacgctgggaggtcgaggccacagtgagccaaggtctcaccactgcactccagcctgggtgacagaaggagaccctgtctcaaaataaatgaatgaatgaatgaatgaatgaataaataaataaataaattttaaaagcatatggaaaaatgctcaacatcattaattatcagagaaatgcaaatcaaaaccacagtgagataccatcttacaccagtcagaatgtctatCATTCATAattcaaaaagcaacagatgctggcaaggctgtggagaaaacggagcacttttacactcttgatggaaacataaattaattcagccactgtggaaagcagttggaAGATTTCTCAAACTACTACAAgctgaactaccatttgacccatcaatcccattactgtgtatatacccaaaataaaataaattgttgtaccaaaaagacacatgcactcatgtgtccactgcagcactattcacaatagcaaagacatgaggTACCCATCAATGTTggattagatttaaaaaatgtggtgcatatataccatggaatactacacagtcataaaaaagaacaaagtcatgtattttgcagcaacatgggtgcagTTGGAGGCCATAATTCTAGGCAaaattaacacaggaagagaaaaatcaaatagtgCATGTTTTCAcccgtaagtgggagctaaaccgTGGGTACATGCAGATACAAAAATagcaacaatagacactagggactactggagaagagagggaaggagaggaacaaaaattgaaaaactgaCTATGGAGTACTATGCTCAGTATGTGGGTGACAGGACCAATTggagcccaaacctcagcatcacacaatgtacccatgtaacaaacctgcacgcgtGCCCCTTGAACCTAACATAAAAgttgaaatgatttaaaaaaaagaaaaaaagttaaaaagtgtaGGCCTTccaatgcaaaaaataataaaaatgaaaaaaaagtaactgtagggaaacagaaaacaaaaagcattgaGTGCCTCAATGTTCCATTAATGCCAGTAATTTCAGTCATAATCACACATGACAGCTTTGTAACTTAGAAAAGCCTCTCTATTTAAAACTTTCCCAAGACTGCCTCCTCTTATTCTTCAACAAACCTCACCCTGATGCACGTGTGCCTGCggctggaggtggggagagagggacacatgcgtatgtacatgtgtgtggcCCACGAAGCTCCATAAGTATCTCCTCATCATTGCCACAGCTCCATGTGCCTTCTGAGAAGTCAGAGTTCATTAAATGTGCTTCTTGTTAAGATAGAAAGTACAAACACTACTGTGTCCAATTGACCgcaattcattttaattttcacacCAGTGCTCTATAAGAATGAGAagatttctctttccttcattctgaACAGAAGTTGAAGAAAGATTTTTGTGCCCCCAAATCTGACAAGGTGAAAGACATGTAGATAGAGCTATGGAACTCTGTGGTGCCCAGACTGAGTGTATACGTCCAAATGGTAAACAGATATTTTGTGTGTGACTCAGTGTCACCCACCACACTCTTGACTCTCTTGGCAGCTGACCTGGTTCAACAAGCACCCTCAGACCTATACTCTTCCAGATTTTATCGTGTGTAATCTGCCACCGTATATGCACTTTTATAGATAGAAATTGTATATCTTCCCAACTCATGATATTGCTCTAGACTGCACTTGAGCATTAGAAGTCTTGACTCTTGCACCTGGGTTACTAACACTGGAGAAAAATCACACAAGAGGAAAGAATGACTACCCACATGCGTGGTCTCTTATTCCTACTTGGCTGTTAGTATATTCTACAACTTTCTGGATGCTTCTGTTGTCTCTAAAGTATCCCCTAAGAGAAATTCTAACTATTCATCATTGTGTACAAACTCCCTCTCTTATCTCCTCTATTATTCCCAATGATTGACTTTACTTCCTGAATGTATGGAATGAACCAAAGCTAAGgatttcttctcatttctgtTCTTTCCAATCACCTGCAAATGCATGTGTCTGCACCTACATCACACCTGGAAAGCAGGAGCCCCTCTTTATTCATGGGTATTCTTGGATAATCCTCTCCCTGTTTTCAAGGTCCTTGCGGCAATATTAactatatttctctctctctagtgCCTTGCTCTCTACTTGCCCTTACTCATCAGCATTTAAACATGCTCgagtttttaaactgaaaaaaataacagaaaatatctctacagcaaagaaaataatcaacagactaaaaacacaaactagaatgggagaaaatatttgcaaaccacataacTGAtaggggctaatatccaaaatacatgaGAAACTTctataactcaatagcaaaacaaaacaaaacaaaacaaaaaatgtgtggcacagtggttcacacctgtaatcttagcactttgggagactgagctgggaggatcgcttgagcccaggaatttgagatcagcctgggcagcacagtgagaccctgtctcttaaaaaataaaaataaaaattaaccaggtgtggtggcacatgcctatattcccagctattcaggaggctgaagtaggagggttgcttgagcccaggaggtcaagacttcaGTGAGCAGTGTTTGTgccactccatcctgagtgacacagtgagatactgtctcttaaaacaacaacaacaaaaaggaggccagatgcagtggctcacacctgtaatctcagcactttgggaggctgaggcgggtggatcacctgaggtcaggagtttgagacaagcctggccaacatggggaaaccctgtctctactaaaaatacaaaaattagctgggcatggtggcaggcgcctgtaatcccagctactcaggaggctgaggcaggaggatcacttgaacccgggaggcagaggttgtagtgagctgagatggtgccactgtactccagcttgggtgacagagtgacactctgctttaaaaaaaaaaagggaaaagaaaaatggtaatgatgcaattaaaaatgggGAGTTGGCAAAGATCTTTTGGATATGTTTCCAAAAGCacagataacaaaagcaaaaatccagGAATGGGATTGCAAAACTGAAAAGCATCTGTTCAGGAAGGGAAACAATCTACAGAGTGAATAGATGACctaggaatgggagaaaatacttgaaaatcacacatctgataaggggttacaagtcaaaatatgtaaggaacttgAACAACCCGACAGCACAAAAACAAGtcaattaaaaatgggtaaaggtgctgaacagacatttctcaaaagaagacattcaaatggccaAAAGGTGTATGAAAAGCTGCTCAGTGTCAcaaatcatcagaaaaataaacaacaaaaccacaatgaactatCACTTCACACTTCATAGGATtgctattaaaacaaaacaaaatcaatagaTAAATGTTGGTGagataatgaaggaaaaaacatcCCTTTGTACACTGTTCGTGGCCAGGCAAATTGGTGTAGTCACTATGGAACACAGTAcaaaggttcctcaaaaaattaaaactagaactatCACACAATTCAGCAATCCCAGATGACAAAAATGGCCCAAGCAGGCCACCAGGGAAACCTGGGCCCAGCGTGCATCAATGCAGAGCATCAAGCACAGCATAACAGGTGTACAGTTGCCTATTCCTGTCCAGAGAGAACTGCATCCCTCACTCTGGAAAATGGGGAAATGCAGAGAAGCAGATGTAACTGAAGAAGCCAGCTGGAGCAACAAGGAGGGACAACCACAGCCTGGGAGGGCACCATGCCAGAGACGCCTGGACCTCACGCTAGGCTCAGTGCCCGTTATACTCTTGGGACCCAGCGCTTTCCCTCTGCATCACTTGGCATACTTGACATTATTTGTTGCTTAAAATAATCCTAGTATTCACCTTTCCTAGGAGACCTAGGCAGATCCTGTGACACTACAGCTtcggcacacagtaggtgcatcACAAACATCTGCTGGGTTCACACACTCTTGCCTTCTCCAACCTTCTTGAGAAGTCTTCAGTGAAAAGGAATTGCTGATTGAGCACGAATTAAACTTCTAGAGACTCCTGGATCCGCTGAAGTTTGAGACAAGGTAAGATTTGTTTACTGCCATATTCCTAGCTCATAGCACTTAATATGTAGTcagttaataaatgtttgttgaataaatgagtcaAAGGAATCATATATCTTACTTAGCTATATATTTTCTGAgcaaaatgataaatttaataGTGTATTTCTGGTATAATTTTACTTTACatattcaacaaacctgacaattCAACTAGGTGCCAGGCACACAGCTGCTGAAGAAAAGGACgtataaaatacaatttctgtCTACAGGAAAGCCACAGtctaaaaagtagaaacatgtgaacaaattataaaaatcagagaGGTTTGTTGCTATTTTAAACAGCTCCAGTCAGGAAGTGTTAAAAGAGAAAGTTCTAAACAGGAAATGTTCCAACACACCATCTAAGCATGAAGCAGAAGCCACCCGTAGTTGAGTTTGCTACCGCCAACCCCAACAGCAAGAATTCCAATCCTGCTGCTACAAAATAAGTGTCATTCTAATTTTATTACTGCTATGTAACCCAGTTTTAGACTCTTTGATTGCCACTTAATGTTCTAAAGTTAGaagtattaaagagaaaatattattatagtgTTGAGCCCATTCACTGCAGCCATCTCAACATCACACCAATTATAAagcctattatttaaaaagaaaacttttagttTAACTTATTTATCCAAATATCAGTGTTACATAAACATATTTGCCATCAGACTTTGGATTTATGGGTTAAATAGTATATAAATATGATTAGAACCTCAAAGTTTACACTTTTCTGGTtctctcaaattttttttcaaaatagtataTGCCTTTCTAAACAATTGTTAGCATAGTTTTTAAACTGaacattaaaatgtgtattttccaaaaacaaaatacagctcCCATTGGTAGATGGTGTTGTTGAGATACAGCAGATAACTTCTCTTGGGAACCATTTAATCGGTCCTCAATTTTACACTCTGTCCAGAAATGtcaatgactttaaaatatagaagTATATTACACAACTAAACTTATACTTATTCAGTATTGTGCAATATTTAGTACTTGTTCTAGCTATCTCTTGCTGAATAGTAAGCCACTTGAAAACGTAAGgcattatttattgtttaatatgtgtttattattattatttgtttagtgattttaaataacattatttctcatggttctgtgggTTGACGGGCGCTATAAAAGTTCTCTTCTGCAGTTCTCTTTCTTGCAGTTGCAGTTGGTTGGCTGCTGCTGAAGTCACCTGAAAGCTCAACTAGGCTATTCTCTAAttctgccttggtctttctggggACCAGCCCACATACTCAAGCTACAAAGGGGCTGCCACCCACCAGTCAACTCATTAGTGTACAAAAATACACTTATTACTTTGGAAATTCCTAGGATTTTAAGAGTCTACATACCAGGAGACatgacaaagaccaaatatatattttgcaatatcacaacaataaaagtaaattattttttaaaaggagaaagcaaACCAATTGAaatggataaatatattttttatattcttagaatGGAATTTTGTACAGcagtgaaaacaaaagaaatcaaagttaCGCATCGACACGTAAATATCAAAAATAGAACTTTAATTAAAAGgaggaagcaaaataaaaatacagaaatagcagccgagcatggtggctcatgactgtaatcctagccctttgggaggctaaagcaggaggattgcttgagcgcaggagttcaagaccagaccgggcaacatagtgaaactccatctctacaaaaacaaaaaagatagccAGGAGCAGGctaatagtcccagctactagggaggctaaggcagggagaatgaacccagaaggcggaggttgcggtcagccactgcacttcagcctgggcaacagagtgagactccgtctcaaaaaaatgaaaaaaaagtacacaGGCAAGCCAGTATTACAATAAATCAATCATACCCTATTTCAACTAAGCCTTCATTTTTGCTCCCAAATCCACCTCTCTGTCTTCAGTTAGCTGTCAATCTCACTTTGCAAGATGAGTATGGAATGCCTTTGCCATTTTCTTTAAATCCTGACCTACACTCTCTATGTAGAGAACGCTCTCTCTACAGTTCTCTAAATAAGAACTATTGACCTTGTCACCAaaacaccgcacccagccttactttattatttcatagtGATCATCACAAGTAGAAATAAATCAATCATTGCTTTATGATTTGTTAcatttttctcctcccttctgCATTGGAAGTTCTATTAAGGTAAAGTCTTGTTTGgtcctttcttttatctttctttctttcttttttttttctttgagacggagtttcattcttgttgcccaggctggagtacaatggcatgatcttggctcatcgcaacctccgcctactgggttcaagtgattctcctgcctcagcctccctggtaactgggataacaggaatgcaccaccacgcccggctaattttatatttttagtagagacggggtttttccatgttggccaggctggtctcgaactcctgacctcagatgatccgcccacctcggcctcccaaagtgctgggattacaggcatgagccaccatggctggcttgCTTGGTCCTTTCTATGTCATTGTGCTTCCAGGAAATTCAGACTGTGGCACAGGACATGGCATGAATcatgagattaaaaatatttgtcgAATTAATGAATCGAACAGTGGGCAGGATTTGTAGAGATCTTCTAGACTggctgaataaaataaaatgtaaaagtgatTTAAGAGACCGGGCACAgagactcacccctgtaatcccagcactttgggaggcagaggtagatggatcatgaggtcaggagttcaagacctgcctgaccaacagggtgaaaccccatctctactaaaaatacagaaattagctgggtatggtggtacatgcctgtattcccagctactcaggaggctgaggcaggagaatcgcttgaacctgggaggcagaggttgcagtgagcagaaattgcgccattgcactccagcctgggcgacagagtgagactctgtcttaagaaaaaaaaaagtgatttaagCATTTTAGTGACAGCCTCTGACTCTCAGGACTCATAGTAGCACAGAATACTGAGgatcttcccctcccttccttccttctttccttccttccttccttccttccttccttccttccttccttccttcccacaatttcattaaacaaaaaaacactaaaacatCTAAGGTCTTGTAGATGAATATTTGGCACTTCAAAAATCcttacttttttcttgtcattagaGGACAATGTAggtcaacaaacattttaaatgtcttttttttgtgtgtgatgctATTTAATAAGCACCAATGGCACCCACCAGGTTTTAGGTCCAGAAGGCCAGTCTACTGATAGTACTTAAAAGATGCAGGTCTTTCTATATATAAGGTtatataaacaaaagagaaatcttATTGTAGAATGTGAAAGTAATGTGTGTGTAATCACCATCCACTGGAATTCAATCAGATTTTCCTAACAAGATGTTAGAAAGTGTCTAGGACAAAACTGACCTCAAAATGGTTTGGTGGAGGCAATTTATCTTCTGACCAGTTGCTGGCGAGGAACCCTCAAAAAGCTGTTGTTTTGTGGCTTACGGAATTCAATGCAGTTCTGACAAGGAGCTTCAGGTTTGAAGGTCTGACTCTACCATTCGCTTAACCCCGAATTTAATCCACTGCATGTTCTGTGCAATTTTCCTCACCTAATAAAGGAACTTCCTTTTGCTCGTACTCCATAGATACCACATTTCCTTCTCATGACCTTTCTAACAGCTTCTTTGAAGTCTTTGTTCCTCAAGCTGTAGATAACTGGGTTcagcagtggtgtgaccacagtGTAGAAGACAGAAATGATCTTGTTGACTTCAGGCAACAGGTGGGGACTGGGGTGCACATACATGGAGATCATGGTCCCGTAGTAGACAGTGACAACAGCCAGGTGGGAGCCACATGTGGAAAATGTCTTTCTCCGGCCAGAGGTGGAAGGGATTCTCAATACGGAGGACATGATGAAAACATAGGACCCCAgtgtcagaaaaaaacaaatgcacaGCACGGCAATTGACAGGATGAAGATGGTCACCTCGGTGATATAAACACTGGAACACGAGAGCTGCATGAGTGGGGGGAGGTCACAGAAGAAATGGTTAATCTCATTGGGCCCACAGAAGTCCAACCTGGAAATCATCAGGGAAGGCAGAAAGCCTGTGCCGATCCCTGTCCACCAGGAGACCGCCACCAACCTGGTGCAGAGCTCACGATGCATGAGGAAAGGGTAGCGGAGCGGGCTGCAGATGGCCAGGTAACGGTCGTAGGCCATCACGGCCAGGAGAAAGCACTCGGTAGCGCCGAGGAACACAAAGAAGTAGAGCTGTGCCATGCAGGCGGAGAAGGAGATGGCTTGGCCCCAGGACAGCAGGTTGGCTAGGAGAAGGGGCACAGTGGTGGATGTGTACCAGACCTCCAGAAAGGAGAGATGCTGGAGGAACATGTACATAGGGGAGTGCAGTCGctggtcttggctcaccacagtaATGATGATGACATTCCCTGTAATGGTCAGGCAGTAGATGAGCAGGAAAATGACAAAGAGCAGGGTCTGCCATTCAAGAAGCTTCTGGAATCCTAACAGCTGAAAGTTAGTCACAGTGGAGGTATTTTGGGGCTCCATTGCCTGTGGGGGatgaaaaacattttggaaaagcaCAGGATGCAAGGCGCAAATGTATCACTATTGATGTTTGGCACTTcagagattaatttttaaatagtttagaGCTGTATGCACAGCTTTTTAGAAGGATAAGTGCATAATTCCACATCTCTTTTCTAAGAACACATTTTGAAATCTTAAGCTGAATGTGAATGTTAGATCTTGTAAGGAGACTCAGCAAGTTTCATTTATCTGGGTTCTCTGAAATCGTGACGTCTCCTATCCAAAGACAGGCAAAAGAGGACTCTGATTAGTAGACCTTCAGTGTTCTCaccatacaaaaaagaaaaactgaggcgGTGACTATGTTACTTGGATTGATTGTGATGATTATTTCACAATGAATACCCCTATCAGAACaacattgtacactttaaatatatagtatacaaTAATATTTATCGACTACACTTCAATAAAGCTggacaaaaactcaaaaaactgacaataacaacaaaacttaaaaaaaaattcctgcacggctgggcgcagtggctcacgcctgtaattccagcactttggaaggccgaggcaggcgtatcacgaggtcaagagttcgagaccagcctaaccaacatagtgaaaccctgtctctactaaaaatacaaaaattaggtgggcatagtggcacgtgcctgtaatcccagctacttgggaggctggggcaggagaatcatttgaacccgggaggtggaggttgcagtgagccgagatcatgccgctgcactccagcctgggcaacagggcgagactccatctcaaaaaaaataaaaaataaaaaaaaaaaaaaatcttgcacaTACGGAAGCAAATGCCTTTCCCTTCTCATATGTAGGCTTTGTCtgaaaaagaagccagacacagcaCATCTCCTACGCCATCTTGGGAAAGTGTATATATTCTACCCTCAAACAATATTTATTGGtccctgctgtgtgtgtgtgtgtgtgtgtgtaaaggccTATGGTGAACTAATCTGTCTCACTCCACTGGTGTCCTTTCTTGCCTTACCCAACCCCATACTCATGCCCAACCACTATCATTGCATCCTCGTGTacaccttcttttctttcatttaattcccTATCTATAGTTCTGGATAAAGTAAACATCCACCTGCCATACAGGAGCTTCTGTGAAGTTGAGGGAGTGAGACATAGCACAGAATAGAACCTCTGTAAAATGTACAACCAACACACTCAGTGTGCCCTTACTGCTGGAGAGCAATCATTCTATATTTCCCttatacaccaaaaataaaattctaaacccCACAACTGACCGAGCGGACTCCTCCTTTCCGCCAAGGGGATTTCAAAGAAACCTAAAAAAtctggttcaggccatgatgggaagaggGGGTTGGACAAACCTCATCACACTCTCCTTTCTCcagaattcaggcacaactgagcagcaataacatcaaaaaagagattttaaggCTGATGAAACAAACTGTGTAGCAATAATGTACCAGATTTGaacctgactctagtatagcatcatGACAGACAGCCGACcctgaaagaaatggaaatattttaccacaaaatatatgtatttgtcatatttaaaatggccctgcaaagctgtctcttgtgggggaaATCTACGTTCTGCGGAGAACCCTTTCCCTCTCCAGGCCTTTGTCTGATCCTTGAGAGATGAGCTGAAAGTCTAGCAGCTTTTAAAAGTCTCAATAGAACATTTTTGCCATCTGCTGCTTCTCAGGCTGGCAACAtatgagacttcatctacatCGTGAGAACCTTGGTTTCCCCAACCCCCTTATCTTAATCCAGATTCtccttctattgattccaggtctttagacaatAACTTAATTCTTTCAACCAGTTGCCAATCAGAAAGTCTTTGCATCCACGTGTGACCTGTAACCTTCTCCCATTCTTGGAGTTGTCCtgctttccagaccaaaccaatgcaTAGCTCACATGtactgattgatgtcttatgtcacCCTAAAATGGGTAAAGTCAAGCTGTAACACAACCACCTTAAGCACatattctcaggacctcctgggaCTGTCACAGATCATGATCCTTaaatttggctcagaataaacctcttcaaaTCTTTGTTACAGACTTTGGCTTTTTATCAATACCCATATCTATTCACTCTTCCAATCTCTTAAGTGACTATTTCACTTATGCTGCGTTCTTTTCAAAGGTCTAGCACATCCTTGTTGCTCTGTACCCTCAGTAAGATACTTATTTCGCTGGAAAATCCTGAAATCCTTCAATGGAA
Protein-coding regions in this window:
- the LOC101004511 gene encoding olfactory receptor 11L1, yielding MEPQNTSTVTNFQLLGFQKLLEWQTLLFVIFLLIYCLTITGNVIIITVVSQDQRLHSPMYMFLQHLSFLEVWYTSTTVPLLLANLLSWGQAISFSACMAQLYFFVFLGATECFLLAVMAYDRYLAICSPLRYPFLMHRELCTRLVAVSWWTGIGTGFLPSLMISRLDFCGPNEINHFFCDLPPLMQLSCSSVYITEVTIFILSIAVLCICFFLTLGSYVFIMSSVLRIPSTSGRRKTFSTCGSHLAVVTVYYGTMISMYVHPSPHLLPEVNKIISVFYTVVTPLLNPVIYSLRNKDFKEAVRKVMRRKCGIYGVRAKGSSFISGSRSL